One Clostridium estertheticum DNA segment encodes these proteins:
- a CDS encoding glycerol-3-phosphate responsive antiterminator yields MGKLDQLLIENPVIAAIRNEEDLEKVIHSGVLIVFVLYGSIINLKEICKRLKEAGKVVFVHVDLIEGLKGDYTGLLFIKQCGQPYGIITTRATNIKNGKKLNFCVIQRIFVVDSLSLRTGIHNIQSVLPDAVEVMPGVASKIIKSMENEVRVPIIAGGLIQTKKDIMESISAGAMAISTTKQELWTLSEE; encoded by the coding sequence TTGGGAAAACTAGATCAATTACTAATAGAAAACCCGGTTATTGCAGCCATAAGAAATGAAGAAGATTTAGAAAAAGTAATTCATAGTGGTGTTCTTATTGTGTTTGTATTGTATGGAAGCATTATAAATCTAAAGGAAATATGTAAGAGGCTTAAAGAGGCAGGCAAAGTAGTGTTTGTTCATGTGGATTTAATAGAAGGATTAAAGGGAGACTATACAGGACTTCTTTTTATAAAGCAATGTGGTCAGCCCTACGGGATTATAACTACAAGGGCAACAAATATAAAAAACGGGAAAAAGTTAAATTTTTGTGTTATACAGAGAATATTTGTGGTGGATTCACTGTCCTTAAGAACAGGAATACATAATATACAATCGGTACTTCCAGATGCTGTAGAAGTTATGCCTGGGGTTGCAAGCAAGATTATTAAAAGTATGGAAAATGAGGTGCGAGTTCCAATTATTGCAGGAGGCTTAATTCAAACTAAAAAGGATATAATGGAATCAATTAGTGCAGGAGCAATGGCAATTTCAACAACAAAACAAGAATTATGGACACTATCTGAGGAGTAG